A part of Neoarius graeffei isolate fNeoGra1 chromosome 8, fNeoGra1.pri, whole genome shotgun sequence genomic DNA contains:
- the LOC132889872 gene encoding uncharacterized protein LOC132889872: protein MESSSVETEDDVNTFAIRQRKCPRRFVSESSDDDSAPVVAATKKQPKTRTVPGSPVCQQDPMPLPPQWSTLAGTGASPHHPSPSPVDPVQASSRALHPIQSTRHLQESLETSFDSVQASSRALHDGQGVSAIAAMFERITEAHMSRLMRRLEARFDRTEARFDKIESLVETNAPTHTPQLQQDDVVLAKPCSMVMELLELDRSLE, encoded by the exons ATGGAGTCCTCAAGTGTTGAGACAGAGGATGATGTGAACACTTTTGCAATAAGGCAGCGCAAGTGCCCAAGGAGGTTTGTCTCCGAATCCTCTGATG ATGATTCTGCTCCAGTGGTAGCAGCAACCAAGAAGCAACCCAAGACTCGGACTGTGCCTGGAAGCCCTGTGT GTCAGCAGGACCCAATGCCCTTACCACCACAAT GGTCAACACTAGCTGGGACTGGAGCCAGTCCTCACCACCCTAGCCCAAGTCCTGTTGACCCTGTTCAAG ccagcagccGGGCACTACACCCAATTCAGTCAACCAGGCACCTCCAAGAATCACTGGAAACCTCTTTTGACTCTGTTCAAG ccagcagccGGGCACTTCATGACGGACAGGGTGTCTCGGCTATCGCAGCCATGtttgagagaa TCACAGAGGCCCACATGAGTCGCTTGATGCGGAGGCTCGAGGCTAGGTTTGACAGGACCGAGGCTAGGTTTGACAAGATCGAGTCATTGGTGGAGACCAATGCCCCGACACACACGCCTCAACTCCAGCAAGATGATGTGGTGTTGGCTAAACCATGCAGCATGGTGATGGAGCTGCTGGAGTTGGATAGGAGTCTGGAATAA